A genomic region of Conger conger chromosome 6, fConCon1.1, whole genome shotgun sequence contains the following coding sequences:
- the LOC133131665 gene encoding chromodomain-helicase-DNA-binding protein 9-like isoform X2, giving the protein MSSVKRPRGRPPKNTNGSSSHLRVVNPPMKSSSSSSSSSSFSSSSSSSSSSSSSSSSSSSSSEKRGRKQPPPQQPMDGVSEDKQLKANRIISEAIAKARERGEKNIPRVMSPESFPCSSQHRARGKPRSKEKASKRAKRARIVPSSSPKQKAKIGKIVIKFGKKRKRKNESSEEPSDNETSARRSSKGDQSKRRSNRQVKRKKYAEEVECKVSDEEVKVIVKAKKTSTAARKQPAVQLFVENPSEEDAAVVDKIMSSRMSKREVSPGVVVEVEEFYVKYKNYSYLHCEWATEQQLVKDKRIQQKIKRFKFKQAQRAHFFADMEDEPFNPDYLEVDRVLEVSYCEDKDTGEPVVYYLVKWCSLPYEDSTWELKEDVDQSKIEEFDQLQAAQPDSLRVERPPAGHWKKREQSRQYCNGNTLRDYQLEGLNWLLFNWYNRRNCILADEMGLGKTIQSITFLEEIHRVGIRGPFLIIAPLSTITNWEREFRTWTQLNVIVYHGSGVSRQMLQQYEMYSRDAQGRVVRGAYRFQAIITTFEMILGGCPELNAIEWRCVIIDEAHRLKNKNCKLLEGFKLMNLEHKVLLTGTPLQNTVEELFSLLHFLEPAHFPSETTFLQEFGDLKTEEQVQKLQGILKPMMLRRLKEDVEKKLAPKEETIIEVELTNIQKKYYRAILEKNFSFLAKGAGQANVPNLVNTMMELRKCCNHPYLIKGAEEKILEDFREVHSPTAPDFHLQAMVQSAGKLVLIDKLLPKMKAGGHKVLIFSQMVRCLDILEDFLIQRRYLYERIDGRVRGNLRQAAIDRFSKPDSDRFVFLLCTRAGGLGINLTAADTCIIFDSDWNPQNDLQAQARCHRIGQNKAVKVYRLVTRNSYEREMFDRASLKLGLDKAVLQSMSGRETGTGGQQQLSKREIEDLLRRGAYGAIMDEEDESSKFCEEDIDQILQRRTQTITIESEGRGSTFAKASFVASGNRTDISLDDPNFWDKWAKKAEIDVDMVNGRNSLVIDTPRVRKQTRPFSATKDELAELSEGESEGDDKPKLRRPYDRLNGYGRTECFRVEKNLLVYGWGRWKDILLHGRFKRQLSERDVEMICRALLAYCLVHYRGDDKIKSFMWDLIAPTEDGRAKELQNHLGLSTPVPRGRKGKRMKSQASSFDIHKAEWVRKHNPEHLLQDDGYKKHLKHHCNKVLLRVRMLYYLKQEVIGVQSQDVLDGIDSSEIAIWVPELDHSELPALWWDSQADKGLLLGVYKHGYEKYNTIRADPALSFLERVGRPDEKAIAAEQRANDFMDGDVDDPEYKPAPTLLKDDMEDDVSSPGDLVVSDSAREGVVPPEGDAQYWPTPSALTARLRRLITASQRYTKSRQIQHIHQTQQTCLTLPCTTLPTLNDSSKMAAKIERQQRWTRREEADFYRVVSTFGVVFDPVAGRFDWTKFRAMARLHKKTDESLQKYLWAFTAMCRRVCRLPARDGDGDLVDPSLSIQPITEERASRTLYRVELLRKVREQVLRHAQLYERLALCQPGPDLPAWWEPGPHDRDLLIGAAKHGVSRTDYHILRDPELCFMRAQSCYSQQPPHQGQPRPPDPRAPREDQPRAPPDPHTPRDDQPRAPPREEEEARPRPEPWGPPEASPTGSSVDEGAAPGREESERRMVAARTKPLTPNSSASRKQRKLGKRSSRAARRDSGSDSGSSSCSSSRSSSSSSSSSSCSRSRSGSSSSSSSSSCSSGSSSSSSSSSSSSSAGSESEGEEGENSAPAVPMMKGFDEDSVASLSTTHDETQDGYLAETSLPNSTHPFPGGYTLAASYWPKDRVIINRLDSICQAVLKGTWMAVRRNYEGNVVSSFYTTKLLDCPSGAQDEPPASPQTSKDGGLKLTFQKQGFPQKRPQEGEEGALGQQQYLARLQELQSASDISLADFTKPQPQPQPHIAQGLHEQMRVNGVMDGLPVGKKRRGRRKNVEGTDFLFMNRNRAPTVSEQIAQAWCGSAQPGPTVPPGLGYSQGHGHLDTESRVPVINLKDGTRLAGDDAPKKKDLEQWLREHPGFVADVGAFIPGVDNKMQFQDGRPKQKRHRCRNPNKMDVNSLTGEERVQIINRRNARKVGGAFAPPLKDLCRFLQENPEYGVPPEWADVVKQSGYLPEVMFDRILTGPIVPEEVSRRGRRPKNAAAKSTPAPGAATASLALNPLLANGLLPGMDLSSLQGLQQNLQSLMGLPGMDLSSLQGLQQNLQSLMGVPGSLSATDASSLAAMFPMMLSGMAGLPNLLGVSGPQGKAPDGAAGPEDGREDGSASGGPCTPGGPSQTADSTGERTEVQGAVDPSSSSSATAPPSASTTTTTTAASNHPLALNPLLLSSMLYPGMLLTPGLNLPVSTPAQSSTLHTPPHGAHRDPEAPPTPSPDTPEGEGEDGEGSEREDSREEPRGQKENSGSEGSEKAQSSSSESNSSSSSSEDSDSSDED; this is encoded by the exons AAAAGAAGGTCTAACCGGCAAGTAAAGCGCAAGAAATATGCAGAGGAGGTGGAGTGCAAGGTGTCTGATGAGGAGGTGAAGGTGATCGTCAAGGCCAAGAAGACGAGCACAGCCGCTCGGAAACAGCCCGCAGTGCAGCTGTTTGTG GAAAACCCCAGCGAAGAGGatgctgctgttgttgacaaaatTATGTCATCTCGAATGTCAAAGCGTGAG GTCTCTCCTGGAGTTGTGGTGGAAGTTGAGGAGTTCTATGTTAAATACAAAAACTA cTCCTATTTGCACTGTGAGTGGGCTACGGAACAGCAGCTGGTGAAGGACAAGAGAATCCAGCAGAAGATCAAACGCTTTAAGTTTAAACAAGCACAGAGAGCGCACTTCTTTGCTGAC ATGGAAGACGAGCCCTTTAACCCTGATTACCTGGAAGTGGATCGAGTGCTCGAGGTGTCGTACTGTGAGGATAAGGACACCGGAGAG CCAGTGGTGTATTACCTGGTGAAGTGGTGCTCCCTGCCGTATGAGGACAGCACCTGGGAGCTGAAGGAGGATGTGGACCAGAGCAAGATCGAGGAGTTTGACCAGCTGCAGGCAGCTCAGCCAGACTCCCTCAGGGTG GAGAGACCGCCCGCCGGCCACTGGAAGAAGCGAGAGCAGTCGCGACAGTACTGCAACGGCAACACCCTCAGGGACTACCAGCTGGAGGGCCTGAACTGGCTCCTCTTCAACTGGTACAACAG gcggaACTGCATCCTGGCTGATGAAATGGGCCTGGGGAAGACCATCCAGTCCATCACATTCCTGGAGGAGATCCACCGCGTCGGGATCCGCGGCCCCTTCCTCATCATCGCCCCGCTATCCACCATCACCAACTGGGAGCGCGAGTTCCGCACCTGGACCCAGCTCAACGTCATCGTGTACCACGGCAGCGGCGTCAGCCGGCAGATGCTGCAGCAGTACGAGATGTACTCCAGAGACGCCCAG GGCCGCGTGGTTCGCGGGGCCTACAGGTTCCAGGCCATCATCACCACCTTCGAGATGATCCTGGGCGGCTGCCCCGAGCTGAACGCCATCGAGTGGCGCTGCGTGATCATCGACGAGGCCCACCGTCTCAAGAACAAGAACTGCAAACTACTGGAGGGCTTCAAGCTCATGAACCTG GAGCACAAGGTCCTCCTGACGGGGACTCCTCTCCAGAACACGGTAGAGGAGCTCTTCAGCCTGCTGCACTTCCTGGAGCCCGCCCACTTCCCCTCGGAGACCACCTTCCTGCAGGAGTTCGGCGACCTGAAGACTGAGGAGCAG GTCCAGAAGCTCCAGGGCATCCTGAAGCCCATGATGCTGAGGAGGCTGAAGGAGGACGTGGAGAAGAAGCTGGCGCCCAAGGAGGAGACCATCATCGAGGTGGAGCTCACCAACATCCAGAAGAAGTACTACCGCGCCATCCTGGAGAAGAACTTCTCCTTCCTGGCCAAGGGTGCCGGCCAGGCCAACGTGCCCAACCTGGTCAACACCATGATGGAGCTACGCAAGTGCTGTAACCACCCCTACCTCATCAAAG GAGCTGAGGAGAAGATCCTGGAGGACTTCCGCGAGGTGCACAGCCCCACCGCGCCAGACTTCCACCTGCAGGCCATGGTGCAGTCGGCGGGGAAGCTGGTGCTCATCGACAAGCTGCTGCCGAAGATGAAGGCCGGGGGCCACAAGGTCCTGATCTTCTCCCAGATGGTGCGCTGCCTCGACATCCTAGAGGACTTCCTCATCCAGAGAAG GTACCTGTACGAGCGCATTGACGGCCGCGTGCGGGGGAACCTGCGTCAGGCCGCCATCGACCGCTTCAGCAAGCCCGACTCGGACCGCTTTGTCTTCCTGCTCTGCACCCGCGCCGGCGGCCTGGGCATCAACCTGACCGCGGCCGACACCTGCATCATCTTCGACTCGGACTGGAACCCCCAGAACGACCTGCAG gCCCAGGCGCGCTGCCACCGGATCGGGCAGAACAAGGCGGTGAAGGTGTACCGGTTGGTGACAAGGAACTCGTACGAGCGGGAGATGTTCGACCGCGCCAGCCTGAAGCTGGGTCTGGACAAGGCCGTGCTGCAGAGCATGAGCGGGAGGGAGACCGGCACGGGCGGG cagcagcagctctctAAGAGGGAGATCGAGGACCTTCTGCGACGCGGGGCATACGGAGCCATTatggacgaggaggacgagagCTCCAAGTTCTGCGAGGAAGACATCGACCAGATCCTCCAGCGCCGCACCCAGACCATCACCATCGAGAGCGAGGGCCGCGGGTCCACCTTCGCCAAG GCTAGTTTTGTGGCGTCCGGAAACAGGACGGACATCTCGCTGGACGACCCCAACTTCTGGGACAAGTGGGCGAAGAAGGCCGAGATCGACGTGGACATGGTGAACGGCAGA AACAGCCTGGTGATTGACACGCCTCGCGTGCGGAAGCAGACGCGGCCGTTCAGCGCCACCAAAGACGAGCTGGCCGAGCTGtcggagggagagagcgagggcgACGACAAGCCCAAACTGAGGCGGCCGTACGACCGGCTCAACGGCTACGGCCGCACCGAGTGCTTCCGCGTGGAAAAGAACCTGCTGGTGTACGG GTGGGGGCGCTGGAAGGACATCCTCCTCCACGGGCGCTTCAAGAGGCAGCTGAGCGAGCGGGACGTGGAGATGATCTGCCGGGCGCTGCTGGCCTACTGCCTGGTGCACTACCGCGGGGACGACAAGATTAAGAGCTTCATGTGGGACCTGATCGCCCCCACCGAGGACGGCCGCGCCAAGGAGCTGCAGAACCACCTCG gCCTGTCAACGCCGGTCCCGCgggggaggaaggggaagaGGATGAAGAGTCAGGCCAGCTCCTTCGACATCCACAAGGCCGAGTGGGTCAGGAAGCACAACCCAGAGCACCTCCTTCAGGACGACGGCTACAAGAAGCACCTCAAACACCACTGCAACAA GGTACTACTTCGAGTCAGAATGCTCTACTACCTGAAACAAGAAGTGATTGGAGTCCAGTCCCAGGATGTGTTGGACGGCATTGACTCCAG TGAGATCGCGATCTGGGTTCCAGAGCTGGACCACTCTGAGCTGCCAGCGCTCTGGTGGGACAGCCAGGCTGACAAGGGCCTGCTGCTCGGGGTCTACAAACACG GGTACGAGAAGTACAACACCATCCGCGCGGACCCGGCGCTCAGCTTCCTGGAGCGGGTGGGCCGGCCAGACGAGAAGGCCATCGCCGCCGAGCAGAGAGCCAACGACTTCATGGACGG GGACGTGGATGACCcagaatacaagcctgcccccaCCCTACTGAAGGACGACATGGAG gATGACGTCTCCTCCCCTGGGGACTTGGTCGTCTCTGATTCTGCCAGAG AAGGCGTGGTGCCTCCGGAGGGCGACGCCCAGTACTGGCCCACGCCCTCGGCCCTGACAGCCCGCCTGCGTCGCCTCATCACCGCCTCCCAGCGCTACACCAAGAGCCGCCAGATCCAGCACATCCACCAGACCCAGCAGACCTGCCTCACGCTGCCCTGCACCACGCTGCCCACCCTCAACGACAgctccaagatggccgccaagATAGAGCGGCAGCAGAG gtgGACCCGGCGAGAAGAGGCCGACTTCTACCGCGTGGTGTCCACGTTCGGCGTGGTGTTCGACCCGGTGGCCGGCCGCTTTGACTGGACCAAGTTCCGCGCCATGGCCCGGCTGCACAAGAAGACGGACGAGAGCCTGCAGAAGTACCTGTGGGCCTTCACCGCCATGTGCCGGCGTGTCTGCCGCCTGCCGGCCCGGGACGGGGACGGGG ATTTGGTGGACCCCTCGCTGTCCATCCAGCCGATCACAGAGGAGCGTGCCTCGCGCACGCTGTACCGCGTGGAGCTGCTGAGGAAGGTGCGTGAGCAGGTGCTGCGGCACGCCCAGCTGTACGAGCGTCTGGCCCTGTGCCAGCCGGGGCCCGACCTGCCCGCCTGGTGGGAGCCCGGCCCCCATGACCGCGACCTGCTGATCGGGGCCGCCAAGCACGGCGTGAGCCGCACAGACTACCACATCCTGCGCGACCCGGAGCTCTGCTTCATGAGAGCGCAGAGCTGCTACAGCCAGCAGCCCCCGCACCAGGGCCAGCCACGCCCGCCCGACCCCCGCGCGCCCCGCGAGGACCAACCCCGCGCCCCGCCCgacccccacacaccccgcgATGACCAGCCCCGCGCCCCgcccagggaggaggaggaggcccggCCGCGGCCTGAGCCCTGGGGCCCCCCGGAGGCCTCTCCCACCGGCAGCAGTGTGGATGAGGGGGCGGCgccggggagggaggagagcgagAGGCGCATGGTGGCGGCGCGGACCAAGCCCCTCACGCCCAACAGCTCCGCCTCCAGGAAGCAGAGGAAGCTGGGTAAGAGGAGCTCGCGCGCGGCCCGCAGGGACTCCGGCTCCGACTCCGGATCCTCCTCCTGCTCGTCCtcgcgctcctcctcctcctcctcttcgtcctcctcctgctcccgctcccgctcgggctccagctcctcatcctcctcttcctcctgctcgtctggctcctcgtcctcctcttcgtcctcatcctcttcctcttcgGCGGGCAGCgaaagtgagggagaggaaggagagaacaGCG CACCAGCGGTCCCCATGATGAAGGGTTTTGACGAGGACAGCGTGGCGTCGCTCAGCACCACGCACGACGAGACGCAGGACGGCTACCTCGCCGAGACCAGCCTGCCCAACTCCACCCACCCCTTCCCCGGAGGCTACACGCTGGCCGCCTCCTACTGGCCCAAG gacCGCGTCATCATCAACCGGCTGGACAGCATCTGCCAGGCCGTGCTGAAGGGGACCTGGATGGCGGTGCGGCGTAACTACGAGGGGAACGTGGTCTCCTCCTTCTACACCACCAAGCTGCTGGACTGCCCCAGCGGGGCGCAGGACGagccccccgcctccccccagACCTCAAAG GACGGCGGTTTGAAGCTCACTTTCCAGAAGCAGGGCTTTCCCCAGAAGAGGCCCCAGGAGGGTGAAGAGGGGGCCCTGGGCCAGCAGCAGTACCTGGCCCGTCTGCAGGAGCTCCAGAGCGCCTCCGACATCAGCCTGGCTGACTTCACCAAGCCCCAGCCCCAACCCCAGCCCCACATCGCCCAAG GGCTCCACGAACAGATGAGGGTGAACGGGGTCATGGACGGTCTGCCGGTTGGGAAGAAGAGGCGAGGGAGACGGAAGAACGTGGAGGGGACGGACTTCCTGTTCATGAACCGGAACAGAGCGCCCACCGTCTCAGAACAA ATTGCCCAAGCGTGGTGTGGTAGCGCCCAGCCTGGCCCGACCGTGCCCCCCGGGCTGGGGTACAGCCAGGGCCACGGGCACCTGGACACGGAGAGCAGGGTACCCGTCATCAACCTCAAAGACGGCACCAGGCTGGCCGGAGACGATGCGCCCAAGAAGAAGGACCTGGAGCAGTGGCTGAGAGAGCACCCAGGATTCGTGGCCGATGTTGGGGCCTTCATCCCC GGCGTCGACAACAAAATGCAGTTTCAGGACGGGCGGCCCAAGCAGAAGAGGCATCGCTGCCGGAACCCCAACAAGATGGACGTGAACAGCCTGACGGGCGAGGAGCGGGTGCAGATCATCAACCGGAGGAACGCCCGCAAG GTGGGTGGGGCCTTCGCCCCACCTCTGAAGGACCTCTGCCGCTTCCTGCAGGAGAACCCGGAGTACGGCGTTCCCCCGGAGTGGGCCGACGTGGTCAAGCAGTCG GGTTACCTTCCGGAGGTCATGTTTGACAGGATACTGACCGGGCCCATCGTGCCGGAGGAGGTGAGCCGCCGGGGCCGACGACCCAAGAACGCTGCGGCGAAATCGACTCCGGCCCCCGGAGCCGCAACGGCGTCCCTGGCCCTCAACCCCCTGCTGGCCAACGGGCTGCTCCCGGGCATGGACCTGTCTAGCCTGCAGGGCCTGCAGCAGAACCTCCAGAGCCTGATGGGCCTCCCGGGCATGGACCTGTCTAGCCTTCAGGGCCTGCAGCAGAACCTCCAGAGCCTGATGGGCGTCCCGGGCAGCCTCTCCGCCACGGACGCCAGCAGCCTGGCCGCCATGTTTCCCATGATGCTCTCGGGCATGGCCGGGCTGCCCAACCTCCTGGGCGTGAGCGGCCCGCAGGGGAAGGCTCCAGATGGCGCTGCGGGGCCCGAGGACGGCCGGGAAGACGGGAGCGCGAGCGGGGGCCCCTGCACCCCCGGGGGCCCCTCACAAACCGCAGACTCCACGGGGGAAAGGACAGAGGTCCAGGGCGCTGTggacccctcctcctccagctctgcCACGGCCCCACCAAGTGCttctaccaccaccaccaccactgcaGCCTCCAACCACCCGTTAGCTCTTAACCCCCTGTTACTGTCCAGTATGCTTTACCCAGGAATGCTTCTCACCCCAGGCCTTAATCTGCCCGTCTCGACACCGGCTCAGTCCAGCACGCTCCACACACCGCCGCACGGCGCACACAGAGACCCAGAGGCTCCCCCGACCCCCTCCCCGGACACTCccgagggggaaggagaggacggggaggggagcgagagggaggacTCCCGGGAGGAGCCCAGGGGACAGAAGGAGAACAGCGGCTCGGAAGGCTCGGAGAAAGCCCAGTCGTCCTCTTCCGAATCCAAcagctcctcttcctcgtcAGAGGATTCCGACTCCAGTGATGAAGACTGA